In one window of Macrobrachium nipponense isolate FS-2020 chromosome 2, ASM1510439v2, whole genome shotgun sequence DNA:
- the LOC135220469 gene encoding zinc finger BED domain-containing protein 5-like has translation MLGSKSGFVSRVKEIAPEVTVTHRMIHRQALASRTFPRELQAISDNAIKIVNYVKSMPVNTRLFKQLCKDLDSEHQLLLFYTKVRWLSKGNVLNRVFELREELKMFLDMQDKEPIFFNDPLWKPRLAYSADIFDQLQGKDTTVIHFVDTLRAFVAKMKNWSRKVSSGNFAMFEKLCEVAEGREEETESCLQN, from the coding sequence ATGTTAGGTTCAAAATCGGGTTTTGTGTCTAGAGTTAAAGAGATTGCTCCTGAGGTTACAGTGACTCATCGCATGATCCATCGTCAGGCACTTGCATCTAGAACCTTCCCTAGGGAACTCCAAGCCATCTCAGACAACGCTATAAAGATAGTCAATTATGTAAAATCTATGCCTGTGAACACACGTCTTTTCAAACAATTGTGCAAAGATTTAGATTCCGAGCATCAACTTCTGCTTTTTTACACTAAAGTTCGATGGCTATCCAAGGGCAATGTCCTGAACAGAGTTTTTGAACTTAGAGAAGAGCTAAAGATGTTTTTGGATATGCAAGATAAGGagcctattttttttaatgatccaCTTTGGAAACCACGTTTAGCCTATTCAGCTGACATATTTGACCAGCTTCAGGGAAAGGACACAACAGTAATTCACTTTGTTGACACATTGCGTGCTTTTGTTGCCAAGATGAAGAACTGGTCTAGGAAAGTTAGCTCTGGTAATTTTGCTATGTTTGAGAAGCTTTGTGAAGTGgctgaaggaagagaagaagaaacagaatctTGCCTCCAAAATTAA